The Synchiropus splendidus isolate RoL2022-P1 chromosome 8, RoL_Sspl_1.0, whole genome shotgun sequence genome has a window encoding:
- the LOC128763653 gene encoding matrix metalloproteinase-20-like: protein MKLATDYLHQYYDLQTEPLGRSKRSWPDFASKVKEMQIFFGLNATGELDSETLEMMRSPRCGVPDLEDFSHLQGARWNKNVITYSVSKYTRDLPRSTVDALVESAFSAWARASGLTFVRLNSHNADIMVEFVKRDHGDFYPFDGPRGTLAHAFAPGLGVGGDTHFDDDERWTAGDTGFNLLMVAAHEFGHALGLKHSRNPESLMYPNYRPSRRGNLLSKEDVANVKALYSPVRGRPKFFSRYSWNSLSNPWLVAPLLPWLMEDRCSPDVTFDAVSTLGDSTFFFRDKYLWIKHNQQFDIKEGPISNFMPKIETGIDAAFWVPRRSTAYLIHESMFWTVKGSAIKGKPRALTHFGFPAWVQEVDAAVHIVKTGRTLFFMHDIYWSYNENRRVMDFGYPKYVTEDFPGINATINAAYYKDGFIFFFVGPQVYKYDHAQKQVAGVERANAWLGC from the exons ATGAAGCTGGCCACA GACTATCTCCATCAGTACTACGATCTGCAGACGGAGCCATTGGGACGATCCAAACGGAGCTGGCCCGACTTCGCCTCCAAGGTGAAAGAAATGCAGATATTTTTCGGCCTGAACGCCACAGGTGAGCTGGACTCCGAGACTCTGGAAATGATGAGGAGTCCTCGGTGTGGCGTCCCTGACCTGGAGGATTTCAGCCACCTGCAGGGAGCCCGTTGGAACAAGAATGTCATCACGTACAG TGTCAGCAAGTACACCAGAGATCTGCCACGCAGCACTGTGGACGCTCTGGTTGAGTCAGCGTTCAGCGCTTGGGCCAGAGCCAGCGGCTTGACATTCGTCAGGTTGAACAGCCACAATGCTGACATCATGGTGGAGTTTGTGAAGCGGG ATCATGGGGACTTCTACCCATTCGACGGACCCAGAGGAACGCTGGCTCATGCCTTCGCTCCAGGTCTGGGCGTCGGAGGAGACACTCACTTCGATGACGATGAACGGTGGACGGCCGGTGACACAG GATTTAATCTACTCATGGTCGCGGCGCATGAGTTCGGACACGCTTTGGGCTTGAAGCACTCCAGGAACCCAGAGTCACTCATGTATCCAAACTACCGACCGTCCCGCCGTGGCAACCTGTTATCGAAAGAGGACGTAGCTAATGTCAAGGCACTTTACA GTCCAGTCAGAGGTCGTCCCAAGTTCTTCTCCAGGTACAGCTGGAATTCTCTGTCCAACCCCTGGCTGGTGGCTCCACTTCTTCCATGGCTCATGGAGGACAGATGCTCCCCGGACGTGACCTTTGACGCCGTGTCGACTCTGGGAgactcaaccttttttttcagagaCAA GTACCTTTGGATAAAACACAACCAGCAGTTCGACATTAAAGAGGGGCCCATCTCCAACTTCATGCCAAAAATCGAAACGGGAATCGATGCAGCCTTCTGGGTTCCACGCAGATCAACCGCTTACCTCATTCACG AGTCAATGTTCTGGACGGTGAAGGGTTCGGCTATAAAGGGGAAGCCCAGAGCTCTCACTCACTTTGGGTTCCCGGCCTGGGTCCAAGAGGTGGATGCAGCGGTGCACATCGTGAAAACAGGACGTACCCTGTTCTTCATGCATGACATCTATTGGAG TTATAATGAAAACAGGAGGGTCATGGATTTTGGCTACCCCAAGTACGTCACTGAGGACTTTCCTGGAATCAACGCAACCATCAATGCAGCCTATTATAAGGACG gcttcatcttcttcttcgtcgGACCGCAGGTCTACAAATACGACCACGCCCAGAAGCAGGTTGCCGGAGTGGAGAGAGCCAACGCTTGGCTCGGCTGCTGA